A genomic stretch from Candidatus Eisenbacteria bacterium includes:
- a CDS encoding sulfite exporter TauE/SafE family protein, whose protein sequence is MNARRNLAAGHGTLDPPRDLMTGCGRHFKWILASQDLMESPVVELALLIVGGLAAGALGGLLGIGGGIILMPILRFAIGLPAPQAAGACIVAVFFTTLGGGYRHYRLGHIVVRSVMPVMLAGLVACAGCSLLFPLLARRGGWLDLGIGLVFLSISVRMLVESIPGLVSWSREAPQHARVEGGLPQKLSIGAVSGALPGLLGIGTGGILVPAFAFLLKTPIKTAMAASLVCFCCNAGVSAAFKYTQGYVDLHVALPLSLGTLVGANLGAIINRRFPSPALKLLFGFVFVCVSLRFILSSVK, encoded by the coding sequence ATGAATGCGCGGCGAAACCTCGCGGCCGGCCATGGGACGCTTGACCCGCCGCGGGATCTCATGACAGGCTGCGGCCGCCACTTTAAATGGATCCTCGCATCTCAAGATCTTATGGAGAGTCCTGTGGTTGAACTCGCACTTCTTATCGTGGGTGGTCTGGCCGCAGGGGCGCTGGGTGGCCTCCTTGGGATCGGCGGCGGCATTATCCTCATGCCAATTTTGCGCTTTGCCATCGGGCTTCCGGCCCCCCAGGCCGCGGGCGCCTGCATTGTTGCGGTGTTCTTCACAACGCTTGGAGGGGGTTACCGGCACTACCGCCTTGGGCACATTGTTGTGCGTTCCGTCATGCCGGTCATGCTGGCGGGCCTTGTCGCCTGCGCCGGATGCTCGCTGCTCTTCCCGCTCCTCGCGCGGCGCGGGGGGTGGCTCGACCTCGGTATTGGTTTGGTCTTTCTCTCTATCTCAGTTCGAATGCTTGTCGAGAGTATTCCCGGCCTTGTGTCTTGGTCCCGGGAGGCCCCGCAGCATGCCCGCGTAGAGGGAGGGCTTCCACAAAAGTTATCGATCGGCGCTGTATCAGGCGCCCTGCCAGGCCTCCTTGGCATCGGAACGGGAGGAATCCTTGTCCCGGCATTCGCCTTCTTGCTGAAAACACCCATCAAGACGGCGATGGCCGCCTCCTTGGTCTGCTTCTGCTGCAATGCCGGGGTGAGTGCCGCTTTCAAGTACACCCAGGGTTATGTCGATCTTCATGTCGCCTTGCCGCTCAGCCTGGGAACACTTGTCGGCGCAAACCTGGGCGCCATCATCAACCGCCGCTTCCCGTCCCCCGCGCT